From Nitrososphaerales archaeon, one genomic window encodes:
- a CDS encoding cob(I)yrinic acid a,c-diamide adenosyltransferase — translation MYTRRGDRGETSLYGPRRVAKDSPRVEAYGTIDELNSYIGVVLSDCRDIQTTKSLKVVQRLLFVAGADLAADSDSAKVPRISKEDTATIEKMTDEALNRLPALTNFILPGGSRLASELQYARAICRRAERRALTASKAEKLNSELIPFLNRLSSYLFNLGRLANQKRRVKEDIWKG, via the coding sequence ATGTACACCAGAAGAGGCGACAGGGGAGAAACTTCTCTTTACGGCCCCAGACGCGTCGCCAAAGACTCTCCGCGCGTCGAGGCTTACGGAACAATTGACGAACTGAACAGTTACATCGGGGTGGTCCTCTCCGATTGTCGCGACATCCAGACCACGAAGTCTTTGAAGGTCGTTCAGCGGCTTCTCTTCGTCGCCGGCGCCGACCTCGCAGCAGATTCGGACTCCGCGAAGGTACCAAGAATCAGCAAGGAGGACACTGCCACCATCGAGAAAATGACGGACGAGGCCCTGAATAGGCTGCCCGCTCTCACGAACTTCATCCTGCCAGGGGGCTCGAGACTCGCCTCCGAACTTCAGTACGCCAGGGCAATCTGTAGGAGGGCGGAGCGGAGGGCGCTCACAGCGTCCAAGGCGGAAAAATTGAACTCGGAGCTGATACCATTCCTAAACAGACTGTCGAGCTACCTGTTCAACCTGGGCAGGCTGGCCAACCAGAAGCGAAGGGTGAAGGAAGACATCTGGAAAGGCTGA
- the bcp gene encoding thioredoxin-dependent thiol peroxidase, with protein MVTKKAADLSVGDVAPDFELPSSKGAKVSLASLRERQVVLYFYPQDDTTGCTREACSFRDNLPKFSKLDAVVLGVSKDSIDSHKKFIDKYSLNFTLLSDEGLVAHKLYDTWRLKNNYGKTYWGTERSTFVIDEKGMVKRIFRKVKVDGHEQEVLQALNA; from the coding sequence ATGGTTACAAAGAAGGCTGCAGATCTGAGCGTTGGAGACGTCGCTCCCGACTTCGAGCTTCCTTCTTCGAAGGGTGCGAAGGTGAGTCTCGCGTCCCTGAGGGAGCGACAGGTGGTGCTCTACTTCTACCCGCAGGACGACACGACAGGCTGCACACGCGAGGCGTGTTCCTTCAGAGACAATCTTCCAAAGTTCAGCAAGCTGGACGCTGTCGTTCTCGGAGTAAGCAAGGATTCGATTGATTCGCACAAGAAGTTCATTGACAAGTACTCTCTGAACTTCACTCTTCTCAGCGACGAGGGCCTGGTCGCCCACAAGCTTTACGACACCTGGAGGCTGAAGAACAACTACGGGAAGACATACTGGGGGACGGAGAGGTCCACATTCGTGATCGACGAGAAGGGGATGGTAAAGAGAATCTTCAGGAAGGTCAAGGTCGACGGACACGAGCAAGAGGTCCTTCAGGCTCTGAACGCTTAG
- a CDS encoding DUF2203 domain-containing protein yields MNDHYFTPQEASKLLPDIKPKVKELIERKKIIASLHGELERFSLLGVKTPEVSEKAALLDNLVDQMTRRISELEDLGVTVKDLDFGLVDFPADRYGDKVLLCWRYGESEVSYWHKANEGFNSRKPLKAQLISP; encoded by the coding sequence TTGAACGACCACTACTTCACGCCGCAGGAGGCCTCGAAGCTGCTTCCTGACATCAAGCCGAAGGTGAAAGAACTGATCGAACGGAAGAAGATCATAGCGTCCCTCCACGGAGAGCTGGAGAGGTTCAGCCTCCTGGGAGTGAAGACCCCTGAAGTCTCGGAGAAGGCCGCCCTTTTGGACAATCTTGTGGACCAGATGACGAGGAGGATTTCAGAGCTGGAAGACCTGGGCGTTACGGTGAAGGATTTGGACTTCGGCTTGGTCGACTTTCCCGCCGACAGGTACGGCGACAAGGTGCTGCTGTGCTGGAGGTACGGGGAGTCAGAAGTATCCTACTGGCACAAGGCGAACGAGGGATTCAACAGTAGAAAGCCGCTGAAGGCGCAGCTCATCTCCCCCTAG
- a CDS encoding amidohydrolase family protein, translated as MNSIDFHVHPWTKSFMLKNGPIVKACEFFRLDKNELPTSIDDLLTEMESADVSRAVILGQDAHATRNPSFKNYTMKNEELARIASRSGGRLVPFAGVDPNSGAEAVRELKRAFVKLGLRGLKVHSSANSVYPNDPKKMYPLYEVCEERGAPVLLHTGTTGLGDCEIKFSKPEYLDEVCQRFPDLKVVMAHFGWPWSDVAIAIAMRNPNVYLDVSGWRPRYLPSNLLTYINGPLQDRFVFGTDYPMLRQKEWMDDFEASLKPKLKPGVADKLLRTNAESLLGD; from the coding sequence ATGAACTCGATAGACTTCCACGTTCATCCCTGGACCAAGAGCTTCATGCTGAAGAACGGACCCATCGTGAAGGCCTGTGAGTTCTTCAGACTTGACAAGAATGAGCTCCCGACGTCCATTGACGACCTCCTGACGGAAATGGAATCTGCAGACGTCAGCAGGGCTGTAATCCTCGGGCAAGATGCGCACGCTACTCGGAACCCGAGCTTCAAGAACTACACGATGAAGAACGAGGAGCTTGCCAGGATCGCGTCGAGGTCCGGCGGCAGACTCGTTCCCTTCGCGGGGGTCGATCCGAACTCAGGGGCGGAGGCAGTCCGTGAGCTCAAGCGGGCGTTCGTCAAGCTCGGGCTCAGAGGGTTGAAGGTCCACAGCAGCGCAAATTCGGTCTATCCCAACGACCCAAAGAAGATGTACCCGCTCTACGAGGTCTGCGAGGAGCGAGGAGCCCCGGTACTCCTCCACACCGGCACCACCGGCCTGGGCGACTGCGAGATCAAGTTCAGCAAGCCGGAGTATCTGGACGAGGTTTGCCAGCGCTTTCCGGACCTCAAGGTTGTGATGGCCCACTTCGGCTGGCCTTGGTCTGACGTGGCGATCGCGATAGCCATGAGGAACCCCAACGTCTACCTCGATGTCTCAGGCTGGAGACCCAGGTACCTGCCCTCGAATCTTCTGACATACATCAATGGTCCCCTGCAGGACAGATTCGTCTTTGGGACGGACTACCCTATGCTGAGGCAGAAGGAATGGATGGATGACTTCGAGGCTAGCCTGAAGCCGAAGCTGAAGCCTGGCGTGGCTGACAAGCTGCTGAGGACGAATGCCGAGTCCCTGCTGGGAGACTAG